The following are from one region of the Aquificaceae bacterium genome:
- a CDS encoding thermonuclease family protein, producing the protein MRNSFLSLLLALLFLFSCGKSQPSKPPVENTTPCKVAYVVDGDTFHCTLGSGEEVKVRLIGVDTPESRENPKARRDAERTGQSLEEIVKMGKLSAEFTKKMLPKGETVYLEFDVQKTDRYGRLLAYVWLSDGRMLNEVLVKEGYAMVYTIPPNVKYQERFLQAQRYARENRKGLWGM; encoded by the coding sequence ATGCGGAATAGCTTTTTGAGCCTTCTACTTGCTCTCCTGTTCTTATTTTCCTGCGGTAAGAGCCAACCCTCTAAGCCTCCAGTGGAAAACACCACGCCCTGTAAGGTAGCTTATGTGGTGGATGGTGATACCTTTCACTGCACGCTGGGCTCTGGTGAGGAGGTTAAGGTGAGGCTCATAGGGGTGGACACGCCTGAAAGCAGGGAAAACCCAAAGGCAAGAAGGGATGCAGAAAGGACGGGTCAGAGCCTCGAGGAAATAGTCAAGATGGGTAAGCTGTCCGCAGAATTCACAAAGAAGATGCTCCCGAAGGGTGAAACCGTTTATCTCGAGTTTGATGTGCAGAAAACAGACCGCTACGGGAGGCTTTTAGCTTATGTGTGGCTGTCTGATGGCAGGATGCTCAATGAGGTTCTTGTAAAAGAGGGCTACGCCATGGTCTACACCATACCCCCCAACGTGAAGTATCAGGAGAGATTTCTGCAGGCGCAGAGGTATGCAAGGGAGAACAGGAAGGGTCTCTGGGGCATGTAA